A genomic stretch from Primulina huaijiensis isolate GDHJ02 chromosome 14, ASM1229523v2, whole genome shotgun sequence includes:
- the LOC140957726 gene encoding UDP-D-apiose/UDP-D-xylose synthase 2, with the protein MAGARLDLDGNMIKPMTICMIGAGGFIGSHLCEKLMMETPHKVLAVDVYSDKIKTLFEPSTLPWADRIQFHRLNIKNDSRLEGLIRMADLTINLAAICTPADYNTRPLDTIYSNFIDALPVVKYCSENSKRLIHFSTCEIYGKTIGSFLPKDSPLRQDPSYYVLKEDASPCIFGSVEKQRWSYACAKQLIERLIYAEGAENGLDFTIVRPFNWIGPRMDFIPGIDGPSEGVPRVLACFSNNLLRREPLKLVDGGQSQRTFIYIKDAIEAVLLMIENPARANGQIFNVGNPNNEVTVRQLAEMMTQVYSEVSGESPLETPTTDISSKEFYGEGYDDSDKRIPDMTIINRQLGWNPKTSLWDLLESTLTYQHRTYAEAIKKATSKPAAN; encoded by the exons ATGGCGGGTGCGAGACTAGATCTGGACGGGAATATGATCAAGCCGATGACGATATGCATGATTGGCGCGGGGGGATTCATTGGTTCGCATCTCTGCGAGAAGCTCATGATGGAGACCCCGCACAAGGTGCTAGCCGTCGATGTATACAGTGACAAAATCAAGACTCTCTTCGAGCCCTCCACCCTCCCCTGGGCTGATAGGATACAGTTCCACCGTCTCAACATTAAAAATGATTCTCGCCTCGAAGGCCTCATTCGCATGGCAGATCTT ACCATAAATCTCGCTGCTATATGCACTCCAGCAGATTACAACACCCGTCCTCTTGACACAATTTATAGCAACTTCATAGATGCTCTCCCGGTG GTCAAGTACTGCTCGGAAAACAGCAAGCGGCTCATACATTTTTCCACCTGTGAAATTTATGGAAAAACCATTGGTAGCTTTTTACCCAAAGATAGCCCGTTACGCCAG GATCCTAGTTATTATGTTCTTAAGGAAGATGCCTCCCCTTGCATTTTTGGTTCTGTTGAAAAACAGAGGTGGTCATATGCATGCGCAAAGCAGTTAATTGAAAGACTGATTTATG CCGAGGGTGCTGAAAATGGTCTTGATTTTACAATTGTGAGGCCTTTCAACTGGATTGGTCCCCGGATGGATTTTATACCTGGAATTGATGGGCCGAGTGAGGGTGTTCCTAGAGTTTTGGCTTGCTTCAGCAAT AATCTTTTGAGGCGTGAACCTTTGAAGCTTGTGGACGGTGGCCAGTCACAGAGAACCTTTATTTATATTAAGGATGCCATCGAAGCTGTTCTTTTGATGATC GAAAATCCAGCTAGAGCTAATGGTCAAATATTTAATGTGGGTAACCCTAACAATGAAGTTACAGTGAGACAACTAGCTGAAATGATGACTCAG GTTTACTCTGAGGTTAGTGGGGAATCTCCGCTAGAGACACCTACTACTGATATTAGCTCCAAAGAATTCTATGGTGAAGGCTATGATGATAGTGACAAGAGAATTCCAGACATGACTATAATCAACAGACAACTTG GGTGGAACCCGAAGACATCGCTCTGGGATTTACTCGAATCCACACTAACCTACCAACACAGGACTTATGCTGAAGCAATCAAAAAAGCTACTTCAAAACCAGCGGCTAATTAA
- the LOC140957724 gene encoding BTB/POZ domain-containing protein At3g44820-like, translated as MAPAGKISAFYREGNDCFCNSSLPSDISVVVDGINFHLHKFPLISKCGKIAQIIEESQSTIDKTFTTVLEEFPGGADAFLMIVNFCYGARVELTPRNVVMLYCAADYLDMTDTYGDENLLSKSETFFHKHIIRHWKNCIVALQSCEPFITRADKLRITSRCINDLSVMVCTDPSLFGWPMMMYGSLQSPGGSILWNGISTGAKIHSTESDWWFEDISYLCVEFFERLIREMEVKGIQPENLASAVMYYCKKYIPGLGRWPGGQTGTVRTVTSFSRTPAAVDQRVLLQSVVKLLPDKKGKSYCRFLLGLLRVALILGVNHTCQSSLEWRIGTQLEFATLDSLLIPSYSDSDILYNNECVERLIQHFVSSDPSVTTRSPSSLVLEASPSSGRWKRVAKLVDSYIQEVASDVNLKPRNLRSLAETLPESSRSLHDGLYRALDIFFKAHHWLSDNEREQLCGVIDFQKLSIDACAHASQNERLPLRVILQILFFEQMQLRSALAGYLHVLDAESGPAISNESAQQVVQRDGWVNVVRENRVLKVNLERMRSRVGELEQEVGKIKEEMKKVSKSYVPLISPHKITTDSRADIPEASAEQARPSTRLSQHRKSFSSTVYHDEKSPSLCQYNTLKLDLVKFDFPKNPC; from the exons ATGGCTCCTGCCGGCAAAATTTCCGCATTTTACCGTGAAGGAAACGACTG TTTCTGCAATTCAAGTCTTCCAAGCGATATTTCTGTGGTGGTGGATGGCATAAACTTCCATCTTCACAAG TTTCCTCTGATTTCAAAATGTGGGAAGATAGCTCAGATCATTGAAGAATCTCAAAGCACCATTGATAAGACATTCACAACAGTTCTTGAAGAGTTTCCAGGGGGTGCCGATGCATTTCTAATGATAGTCAATTTTTGCTATGGTGCCCGAGTAGAATTGACACCAAGGAATGTAGTGATGTTGTATTGTGCAGCAGACTATCTTGATATGACAGATACATATGGAGATGAAAATTTACTGTCCAAGTCGGAAACTTTTTTCCATAAGCATATAATACGACACTGGAAGAATTGCATCGTTGCTCTCCAAAGTTGTGAACCCTTTATTACGAGAGCAGACAAACTTCGAATTACAAGTAGATGTATAAATGATTTATCTGTAATGGTCTGTACTGATCCCAGTTTATTTGGATGGCCAATGATGATGTACGGTAGTCTGCAAAGCCCTGGAGGTAGCATCCTGTGGAATGGGATAAGCACTGGTGCGAAGATCCATAGCACTGAATCTGACTGGTGGTTTGAGGACATTTCATATCTCTGTGTTGAGTTTTTCGAGAGGCTAATTCGGGAAATGGAGGTCAAAGGTATACAACCTGAAAATTTGGCATCTGCCGTAATGTACTATTGTAAGAAATATATCCCGGGGCTGGGACGATGGCCGGGAGGACAAACAGGCACTGTTAGAACAGTTACGAGTTTCAGCAGGACTCCGGCTGCTGTTGATCAGAGGGTTCTCCTGCAAAGTGTTGTAAAGTTACTACCTGACAAGAAGGGTAAATCCTATTGTCGTTTTTTACTGGGGCTTCTTCGTGTGGCATTAATTTTGGGAGTTAATCACACATGTCAGAGCTCTTTGGAGTGGAGAATAGGCACACAGTTAGAATTCGCAACCTTGGATAGTCTTCTAATACCTAGTTATTCGGATTCTGATATTTTGTATAATAATGAGTGTGTCGAAAGATTGATTCAGCATTTTGTTTCTTCTGACCCTAGTGTAACTACTAGATCCCCATCGTCGCTTGTCCTCGAAGCATCCCCATCATCCGGACGGTGGAAGAGAGTTGCTAAATTGGTGGATAGTTACATCCAAGAAGTTGCTTCTGATGTAAATTTGAAACCCAGAAATCTGCGTTCATTGGCAGAAACCTTGCCAGAATCTTCCAGATCTTTGCATGATGGGCTATACAGGGCGTTAGATATATTCTTCAAG GCACATCACTGGCTCTCAGATAACGAGCGGGAACAACTGTGTGGCGTCATTGATTTTCAGAAGCTCTCAATAGATGCTTGTGCTCATGCATCCCAAAACGAGAGGTTGCCACTTAGAGTGATAttacaaattttgttttttgaacAGATGCAGTTGAGAAGTGCTTTAGCTGGCTACCTCCATGTTCTCGATGCTGAATCTGGCCCTGCAATTTCAAATGAATCAGCTCAGCAAGTAGTTCAGCGAGATGGGTGGGTGAATGTTGTACGAGAAAACCGGGTGCTGAAAGTTAACCTGGAAAGGATGAGGTCTCGAGTGGGAGAACTTGAACAGGAAGTCGGTAAAATAAAGGAAGAAATGAAAAAGGTGTCCAAGTCATATGTTCCTCTTATTTCACCTCACAAGATAACAACTGATAGCAGAGCAGACATACCCGAAGCTTCAGCTGAACAAGCACGACCATCTACTCGTCTGTCTCAACACCGAAAAAGTTTCTCATCTACTGTGTATCATGATGAGAAAAGTCCATCTTTATGTCAATACAACACGTTGAAGTTGGATTTGGTCAAATTTGACTTTCCGAAGAATCCCTGTTAA